A single window of Priestia filamentosa DNA harbors:
- the cobI gene encoding precorrin-2 C(20)-methyltransferase has product MIGTLYGLGVGPGDPELITVKAFRKLKETDVIAYPKKRKGSKSYAHRIVEAYFNPSEKEMLGLVFPMTKDKEILQKKWSETTETVFAELQQGKDVAFVTEGDPLLYSTFIHMMKLMKERHPEVQIETVPGISSINGAASRLGLPLADGDEHVAIVPAREDYEEMKKVLLENDCIVFIKVAKVIDFMIPLLKELNLLHKASVVTKVTSEEEIVWNIEELEGAELEYLTLMVVRK; this is encoded by the coding sequence ATGATAGGAACATTATACGGTCTTGGTGTAGGACCAGGAGATCCAGAACTTATTACAGTAAAAGCATTCAGAAAGCTAAAAGAAACAGATGTTATTGCTTATCCGAAGAAAAGAAAAGGAAGTAAAAGCTATGCACATCGCATTGTTGAAGCATATTTCAATCCAAGTGAAAAAGAAATGCTTGGGCTTGTATTTCCAATGACAAAAGATAAAGAGATTCTTCAAAAGAAATGGAGCGAAACAACGGAAACGGTATTTGCTGAACTTCAGCAAGGAAAAGACGTTGCTTTTGTAACAGAGGGTGATCCTCTTTTATACAGTACATTTATTCATATGATGAAACTGATGAAAGAACGCCATCCAGAAGTACAGATTGAAACAGTACCAGGTATCTCTTCTATTAATGGCGCAGCTTCACGTCTTGGTCTGCCGCTTGCAGATGGTGATGAACATGTAGCAATTGTTCCTGCTCGAGAAGACTATGAAGAAATGAAAAAAGTGCTTCTTGAAAACGACTGTATTGTATTTATTAAAGTCGCAAAAGTAATTGATTTTATGATTCCGTTATTAAAAGAATTGAATTTATTACATAAAGCATCTGTTGTAACGAAAGTAACATCAGAGGAAGAAATCGTGTGGAATATTGAAGAATTAGAAGGCGCAGAGCTTGAATACTTAACATTAATGGTGGTGCGAAAATGA
- the cobK gene encoding precorrin-6A reductase gives MILFIAGTSDARELAIRISEEGYPLLATVVTENAAIELQRAHLSVQVGRLDADEIVKLIEEKGMSAIVDGSHPFAEEASKNAMRAAGEAQIPYFRYERESQTFQYDKLTLVNDYEEAAEEAAKRKGVVMLTTGSKTLATFTKKLLPIEDIRLIARMLPRKDNMEKCEDLGLPQKNIVAIQGPFTKEFDQALYKQYGVTLMVTKESGKVGSVDEKLSAARELGIETIMIRRPRIEYKEVYSDFPSILEALKKTVQLQKH, from the coding sequence ATGATTTTATTTATTGCTGGAACAAGTGATGCAAGAGAGCTTGCTATCCGGATCAGTGAGGAAGGCTATCCTCTTTTAGCAACGGTTGTAACAGAAAATGCCGCGATTGAATTACAGCGAGCCCACTTATCTGTTCAAGTCGGTAGATTAGATGCAGACGAGATTGTGAAATTAATAGAAGAAAAAGGGATGAGCGCTATTGTCGATGGGAGCCATCCTTTTGCAGAAGAAGCATCTAAAAATGCAATGAGAGCAGCTGGAGAGGCTCAAATTCCATACTTTCGCTATGAACGTGAGTCTCAAACCTTTCAATATGACAAGCTAACGCTTGTTAATGATTATGAGGAGGCAGCTGAAGAAGCAGCAAAAAGAAAAGGCGTTGTAATGCTTACAACAGGAAGCAAGACCCTTGCTACTTTTACAAAAAAGCTACTTCCAATTGAAGACATTCGCTTGATTGCGCGAATGCTTCCTCGAAAAGATAATATGGAAAAGTGTGAAGATCTTGGTCTTCCTCAAAAGAACATTGTTGCCATTCAAGGTCCTTTTACAAAAGAATTTGATCAAGCATTATATAAGCAGTATGGCGTTACACTTATGGTGACAAAAGAGAGTGGGAAAGTAGGGTCTGTAGATGAAAAGCTTAGTGCTGCAAGGGAGCTTGGAATCGAAACTATTATGATTCGAAGACCACGTATTGAGTACAAAGAAGTATATAGTGATTTTCCAAGTATTCTAGAAGCGTTAAAGAAAACGGTTCAACTACAAAAACATTAA
- a CDS encoding cobalt-precorrin-5B (C(1))-methyltransferase → MKAKKEDKPLREGYTTGSCATAATKAALLSLITGEVQKEATIKLPMGRIVTFSMEQCEVKENMGFAEIIKDAGDDPDATHGARIQSTVTWKDTPGIEIDGGVGVGRVTKPGLPVPVGEAAINPVPRKMLYNVAEEVLKEHGSNRGIKIIISVPEGEEMAKKTLNGRLGILGGISILGTRGIVVPFSTAAYKASIVQAISVAKTSGCDHLVITTGGRSEKYGMKEYPDLPEEAFVEMGDFVGFTLKQCKRQGIKHVSMVGMMGKFSKVAQGVMMVHSKSAPVDFNFLADIAERVGGDEELLESIRNANTASQVGDFMVERNLPHFFDSLCENCCRSGLREVGGGMKIETSLYTFKGAFLGKAVYDER, encoded by the coding sequence ATGAAAGCTAAAAAAGAAGATAAACCACTTCGAGAAGGGTATACAACAGGTTCTTGTGCAACAGCTGCAACAAAAGCGGCCCTTCTTTCTCTTATCACAGGTGAAGTGCAAAAAGAGGCAACAATTAAGCTTCCAATGGGGAGAATTGTGACCTTTTCAATGGAACAATGTGAAGTCAAAGAAAATATGGGATTCGCTGAAATTATTAAAGATGCAGGAGATGACCCAGACGCAACGCACGGCGCTCGTATCCAATCAACCGTAACATGGAAAGACACACCAGGCATTGAGATTGACGGCGGAGTTGGGGTTGGACGAGTCACAAAACCAGGATTGCCCGTCCCAGTTGGTGAAGCAGCTATCAATCCTGTTCCACGTAAAATGCTTTATAACGTAGCGGAGGAAGTTTTAAAAGAGCATGGTTCAAATAGAGGAATTAAAATCATAATTTCAGTTCCTGAGGGAGAAGAGATGGCCAAAAAAACGCTTAACGGTCGTCTAGGCATCCTTGGGGGGATTTCTATTCTAGGAACAAGAGGAATTGTTGTTCCTTTTTCAACAGCTGCTTACAAAGCAAGTATTGTACAAGCCATTAGTGTTGCGAAAACAAGTGGGTGTGATCATCTTGTTATTACAACAGGTGGGCGTAGTGAGAAATATGGGATGAAAGAATATCCGGATCTTCCTGAAGAAGCATTTGTGGAGATGGGAGACTTTGTTGGGTTTACTCTCAAACAGTGCAAACGCCAAGGAATTAAGCATGTCTCAATGGTTGGAATGATGGGGAAGTTCTCAAAAGTTGCCCAAGGTGTGATGATGGTACATTCCAAAAGTGCTCCTGTTGATTTTAACTTTTTAGCTGATATTGCAGAGCGCGTTGGGGGAGACGAAGAGCTCTTAGAAAGTATCCGTAATGCAAACACGGCTTCTCAAGTTGGTGATTTCATGGTAGAAAGAAATTTGCCTCATTTCTTTGATAGTTTATGTGAAAACTGCTGTCGTTCGGGTTTAAGAGAAGTGGGCGGCGGAATGAAGATTGAAACTTCTCTCTATACGTTCAAAGGAGCGTTTCTTGGAAAGGCGGTTTATGATGAAAGGTAA
- a CDS encoding precorrin-8X methylmutase has protein sequence MDFRTDFKPITVQPQMIEGRSFEMITEELGEHHFTEEQYPIVQRIIHASADFELGRSVLFHPDAVRAGVAAIRSGKQVVADVQMVQVGTNKPRLQKFGSDVHVYISDEDVMEEAKRLDTTRAIISMRKAIQHAEGGIFAIGNAPTALLELIRLIKEGEAKPGLVIGMPVGFVSAAESKEELAKLDIPFITNIGRKGGSTVTVAALNAISILADQV, from the coding sequence ATGGACTTTCGTACAGACTTTAAACCAATTACAGTACAGCCTCAAATGATTGAAGGAAGAAGTTTTGAAATGATTACAGAGGAGTTAGGGGAGCATCATTTCACAGAAGAACAATACCCAATTGTTCAACGTATTATTCACGCTTCAGCAGATTTCGAGCTTGGAAGAAGCGTTCTTTTCCATCCAGATGCAGTTAGAGCAGGCGTTGCAGCAATCAGAAGCGGTAAACAAGTTGTAGCAGACGTGCAGATGGTCCAAGTTGGGACAAACAAGCCTCGATTGCAAAAATTTGGAAGTGATGTGCACGTTTATATTTCCGATGAAGATGTTATGGAAGAAGCAAAACGGTTAGATACAACGCGTGCTATCATTTCAATGCGCAAAGCTATTCAACATGCTGAAGGCGGCATATTTGCTATCGGAAATGCTCCAACAGCTTTACTTGAGCTTATTCGTCTGATTAAAGAAGGAGAAGCAAAACCAGGGCTCGTTATCGGAATGCCTGTAGGCTTTGTGTCTGCAGCAGAGTCCAAAGAGGAACTTGCAAAACTTGATATTCCGTTCATTACAAACATTGGACGAAAGGGCGGAAGTACAGTTACTGTTGCTGCACTAAACGCGATTTCAATTTTAGCAGATCAGGTGTAA
- a CDS encoding sirohydrochlorin chelatase — protein MEAVLFIGHGSRDFEGNEEVRQFVEKMRTLLPETLLVETSFLEFERPTIADGIDTCIEKGAHHIILIPIMLLPAGHSKIHIPGAIDEAREKYPNTKFTYGRPIGIHEETFEILNTRLKESGENLESPGEETAVILLGRGGSDADANSELYKITRLLWEKTNYKLVETSFMGVTDPLIEQGVERCIKLGAKKIVVLPYFLFTGILIKRLEKLVEGFKEKYPEVEFKLAQYFGLHPKLQTILKDRVEEALEGEVKMNCDTCLYRIEAMEHIDHHHHHDHDNDHGHHHHHDHEHGHRHHEDDEKAGVLK, from the coding sequence ATGGAAGCTGTATTATTTATTGGACACGGAAGCCGTGACTTTGAAGGAAATGAAGAAGTACGTCAATTTGTAGAGAAAATGAGGACTCTTTTGCCAGAGACGTTGTTAGTAGAAACAAGCTTCTTAGAATTTGAGCGTCCAACAATTGCAGATGGAATTGATACCTGTATAGAAAAAGGAGCACATCATATTATTTTAATTCCAATCATGCTTCTTCCTGCTGGCCATTCTAAAATTCACATTCCAGGAGCGATTGATGAAGCAAGAGAAAAGTATCCAAACACGAAATTTACATATGGCAGACCAATTGGTATTCATGAAGAAACGTTTGAAATTTTAAATACAAGATTAAAAGAGTCTGGTGAAAATTTAGAAAGTCCTGGAGAAGAAACAGCGGTTATCTTACTTGGGCGCGGTGGAAGCGATGCTGACGCGAACAGCGAGCTTTATAAAATCACGCGTCTTCTTTGGGAGAAAACAAACTATAAGCTTGTTGAAACATCCTTTATGGGTGTAACAGATCCTTTGATTGAACAAGGAGTAGAACGCTGTATTAAGCTTGGAGCAAAGAAAATTGTTGTGCTTCCATACTTCCTTTTTACAGGGATTTTAATTAAACGTCTTGAAAAACTTGTTGAAGGATTTAAAGAAAAATATCCAGAAGTTGAATTTAAGCTTGCTCAATATTTCGGCCTTCATCCAAAGCTTCAAACGATTTTGAAAGATAGAGTTGAGGAAGCGCTTGAAGGTGAAGTGAAAATGAATTGTGATACCTGTCTTTACAGAATTGAAGCAATGGAGCATATTGATCACCACCACCATCATGATCACGACAATGACCACGGCCATCACCACCATCACGACCATGAGCATGGGCATCGTCACCATGAGGATGACGAAAAAGCTGGTGTTTTAAAATGA
- a CDS encoding bifunctional cobalt-precorrin-7 (C(5))-methyltransferase/cobalt-precorrin-6B (C(15))-methyltransferase gives MKGNIKLIGIGDEGRASLLPLYETFIKQSDVLVGGERQLKFFSDYSGEKVVIKGGLKNLVDMLQSEEREVVVLASGDPLFYGIGGYLSKKVDVSIYPYLSSVQLAFSRMGEKWQNAKLLSVHGRDMLGLAQKIDGEDLVAILTDEKNSPSEIAKYLLSFNMTEYEIFIGEHLGGEEERCRTLTLEEVTDTEFASLNIVILKRMKKGPSWSFGIHDEEFIQRKPEKGLITKKEIRTLSLGALGLKKDSIVWDIGTCTGSVAIEAARIAKDGKVFAIEKNEGDYQNCLENMKKFRTDFTVIHDKAPNGLETFDNPDAVFIGGTAGGMKNILKQCCERLNEGGQIVLNAVTIENLGEAVSTFKENGYSVDITLAQVSRSKPILNLTRFDALNPIYIISARREEGEK, from the coding sequence ATGAAAGGTAATATAAAGCTTATTGGCATTGGAGATGAAGGGAGAGCAAGTTTGCTCCCCCTTTATGAAACATTTATTAAACAAAGTGATGTATTAGTTGGAGGGGAAAGACAGCTTAAGTTCTTCTCTGATTATAGCGGTGAAAAAGTGGTGATAAAAGGTGGACTTAAAAACTTAGTTGATATGCTGCAAAGTGAGGAACGAGAAGTTGTTGTGCTTGCTTCAGGAGATCCCCTTTTCTATGGAATTGGTGGCTATCTTTCCAAAAAGGTAGACGTAAGCATTTATCCATACTTAAGTTCCGTTCAGCTTGCTTTTTCAAGAATGGGAGAAAAATGGCAAAATGCAAAACTTCTAAGTGTTCATGGGAGAGATATGCTAGGGCTTGCACAAAAGATTGATGGTGAAGACCTTGTAGCTATTTTAACAGATGAAAAAAATTCTCCTTCTGAAATTGCAAAATATTTGCTCTCTTTTAATATGACGGAGTATGAAATATTTATTGGCGAGCACCTTGGTGGAGAAGAAGAAAGATGTAGAACGTTAACCCTTGAAGAAGTAACTGATACCGAGTTTGCATCTTTAAACATTGTGATTTTAAAAAGAATGAAAAAAGGACCATCTTGGTCATTTGGAATTCATGACGAAGAGTTTATTCAACGTAAACCTGAAAAAGGTTTAATTACAAAAAAAGAGATTCGTACGCTAAGCCTAGGTGCTCTTGGTCTAAAAAAAGACAGCATTGTTTGGGATATTGGAACATGTACAGGCTCAGTGGCAATTGAAGCTGCTCGTATTGCTAAAGACGGGAAAGTGTTTGCTATTGAAAAAAACGAAGGCGATTACCAAAACTGTTTGGAAAATATGAAAAAATTCCGTACAGATTTCACGGTTATCCACGATAAGGCTCCGAACGGTTTAGAGACGTTTGACAATCCTGATGCTGTTTTTATTGGTGGAACAGCAGGGGGAATGAAAAATATTTTAAAACAGTGTTGTGAACGCCTGAATGAAGGCGGACAGATTGTGCTAAATGCTGTAACAATTGAAAATTTAGGAGAAGCTGTATCCACTTTTAAAGAAAATGGCTACTCCGTAGATATTACACTTGCTCAAGTTTCAAGAAGCAAGCCAATTTTAAACTTAACTCGTTTTGATGCTCTAAACCCCATCTATATTATTAGCGCTCGTCGTGAAGAAGGAGAAAAGTGA